From the Salvia splendens isolate huo1 unplaced genomic scaffold, SspV2 ctg269, whole genome shotgun sequence genome, one window contains:
- the LOC121789527 gene encoding retinitis pigmentosa 1-like 1 protein, whose translation MAEFLRLQDLTRNWAAELANFSRIGGQESVTGASPTVTASETSAQPTAQPPSTMPTSPTTPQEEESPTAAAPSEPSEPSPSHQETEPMDVNPIAAYYDSNPEERKQRLRKEKQGQEGRSAAQETPVTETVHHEVARGEIDLNESAQKRNLMTDEEFDSIVNRVNQREEGESEETGVVRVPEGPAYQPGDRADESQAREEEIMLESPQPEAERGDTSIEEQETEAKETEPDIEVPVPVAPPVVKPKAVKRQLILKGDQKADRPKPTRVSQRCLGKWAASKAEANTAETPVEIESEGERPTPTKPGEELLPATDLEEADMEIDEAPQAQGGQGEEAESSPTAQDESLTQAEEEARYQQARKRKGKAPIQKKSITKKTRVVNTRIVIREAAQRTPPSRRELSDNEYTAGAESASESDVSLKDEEYAKQQLLEDHRELVHPPVERLRYRRWTVDFTDEIADEAF comes from the exons atggcggaattTCTTAGGCTGCAAGATCTGACCAGAaattgggcagcggagttgGCAAATTTCAGCCGAATCGGAGGACAGGAGAGCGTGACCGGAGCAAGCCCGACAGTAACCGCATCAGAGACAAGCGCGCAGCCCACGGCACAACCTCCATCTACCATGCCGACTTCCCCAACGACTCCACAAGAAGAGGAATCTCCCACTGCAGCCGCACCGTCAGAACCCTCGGAACCCTCTCCGAGCCACCAAGAGACAGAGCCCATGGATGTTAACCCTATTGCGGCCTATTACGATTCTAATCCAGAAGAAAGGAAGCAAAGGCTGAGGAAGGAGAAGCAAGGCCAAGAGGGAAGAAGTGCAGCTCAGGAGACGCCGGTCACAGAAACCGTCCATCACGAAGTGGCAAGAggggagatagatctgaacgaatctgCCCAGAAGCGGAACCTCATGACTGACGAGGAGTTCGATTCGATTGTGAACAGGGTGAACCAAAGAGAAGAAG gagagagtgaagaGACAGGGGTAGTACGTGTACCAGAAGGCCCAGCCTACCAGCCTGGAGACCGAGCAGACGAAAGCCAAGCTAGGGAAGAAGAGATAATGCTGGAATcaccccagccagaagcagagaGGGGTGATACATCTATTGAAGAACAGGAAACGGAAGCAAAGGAAACAGAACCGGATATTGAAGTACCCGTCCCAGTAGCGCCTCCAGTAGTAAAACCAAAGGCCGTCAAGAGGCAGTTGATTTTGAAAGGCGATCAGAAGGCAGACCGGCCTAAACCAACAAGGGTGTCACAGAGATGCCTGGGAAAATGGGCAGCTAGCAAAGCCGAGGCAAACACAGCGGAAACTCCGGTAGAAATTGAAAGTGAAGGGGAACGacccactcccacaaaacctggggaggagctTCTACCTGCTACTGACCTGGAGGAAGCTGATATGGAAATCGATGAAGCCCCTCAGGCACAAGGTGGCCAAGGCGAAGAAGCTGAGTCAagtcctactgcccaggatGAGTCCTTAACTCAAGCGGAGGAGGAAGCCAGATATCAACAAGCaagaaagaggaaggggaaggctCCAATTCAGAAGAAATCGATCACCAAGAAGACTCGAGTAGTAAATACTAGAATAGTCATCAGGGAAGCTGCTCAGAGAACTCCGCCGAGCCGAAGGGAGTTGAGCGACAACGAGTATACGGCTGGTGCCGAATCAGCCTCCGAAAGCGATGTTTCTTTGAAGGATGAGGAGTACGCCAAACAACAGCTTCTGGAAGATCATCGGgagttagtccacccaccggtagagagaTTAAGGTACCGGAGGTGGACAGTGGACTTCACTGACGAGATAGCGGATGAAGCTTTTTGA